Proteins co-encoded in one Sulfuricystis thermophila genomic window:
- a CDS encoding phage tail protein — protein MTARAQILIRAVDETRGAFDSVKRGLGGLADAARSVNGVLAGLGVALSAAGLGAMVKSALESADALNKLSQRVGITVEALSTLVPAAELSGVSAQTFETGLKKLATAMLEAATGSEESARRFAALGVAFQDQDGRLRATDAVLLDLADRFQAMPDGAQKSALAVQLFGKSGAELIPFLNQGREGIAALTGEMQALGVQIGGQTAAQAEAFNDALAKVKLATTSIANRVIEAFLPAMNAMAGGMVESAKQGGALRAILDGIVLVLKTLALGAATVGKAFVALGEAIGAGVAAAVEALRGNTAGAKAIIAELKGSLVRRLDELAEFRDSLFDPKPIEVQAPKVQADPALLQRLTTPGKTRDTASAQAAWMQARLDAEFTLLKDGLRRQQTALDAALEDRLVSLRDYYARKTALEQQELDAEIARTQQALARSRQVAAGGKSEEERLRGKAEVARLEAELIALNNKRADVEQSNARAAAKAERELADALAAAREELARLTGTDTAQDRRAAIERSYRDLRARLLAESDADGVSIIDRLIDVKAAQANLEALEAQWRQVTERLRNAQEGIQIQQQAGLLTEAQARQQIVALQRDSAAEMQRLLPALEQAAQAIGPEAVLRVAAWRNELARTRLVTDELAPVWNRIGEAFGQAVQGIVSGAQSLREALSNIFRSIADAFLQEMVLKPFQQWVAMQARMLAVKLGLLQQEQAAETAAAAQSVATKQAEAAAKVSANAAEAGAGAAASQAAIPVVGPGLAIAAMVAMVAAVMALLGNIKKFATGGYVTGPGTGTSDSIPARLSAGEYVVRAAAVQRVGVAFLDAINGLRTPPVWDGQRLAFAAGGLVPPVSAPPAPPPVQQAVRIVNAIDPGITHDHLQTPAGERVILNIIGRNARAVRAALQG, from the coding sequence ATGACCGCCCGCGCCCAAATCCTCATCCGCGCCGTCGACGAGACGCGCGGTGCCTTCGACTCGGTCAAGCGGGGCCTGGGAGGGCTGGCCGATGCCGCCCGCAGCGTCAACGGCGTGCTCGCCGGGCTCGGGGTAGCCCTGTCGGCCGCGGGCCTCGGGGCCATGGTCAAGTCGGCGCTGGAGTCGGCCGATGCCCTCAACAAGCTCTCGCAGCGCGTGGGCATCACGGTGGAGGCGCTCTCCACCCTGGTGCCGGCGGCGGAACTCTCCGGTGTCTCGGCGCAGACCTTCGAGACCGGGCTCAAGAAGCTCGCCACCGCGATGCTCGAGGCGGCCACGGGCTCGGAGGAGTCCGCCCGGCGCTTTGCGGCACTCGGCGTGGCGTTCCAGGACCAGGACGGCCGGCTTCGCGCGACCGACGCGGTGCTGCTCGATCTGGCCGATCGCTTCCAGGCCATGCCCGACGGGGCGCAGAAGTCGGCGCTGGCGGTGCAGCTGTTCGGCAAGAGCGGCGCCGAGCTCATCCCCTTCCTGAACCAGGGGCGCGAAGGCATCGCGGCCCTGACCGGCGAGATGCAAGCGCTGGGCGTGCAGATCGGCGGGCAAACGGCTGCGCAGGCCGAGGCGTTCAACGACGCCTTGGCCAAGGTCAAGCTCGCCACCACCAGCATCGCCAACCGGGTGATCGAGGCCTTCCTGCCGGCGATGAACGCGATGGCGGGCGGCATGGTCGAGTCGGCCAAGCAGGGCGGCGCCTTGCGCGCGATCCTGGACGGCATCGTGCTGGTGCTCAAGACCCTGGCGCTGGGCGCGGCCACGGTCGGCAAGGCCTTCGTCGCGCTGGGCGAAGCCATTGGCGCCGGTGTCGCGGCGGCGGTCGAAGCGCTGCGCGGCAACACCGCCGGGGCCAAGGCCATCATCGCCGAACTCAAGGGCAGCCTCGTGCGGCGGCTGGACGAACTGGCCGAGTTCCGGGACAGCCTCTTCGACCCCAAGCCCATCGAGGTGCAGGCGCCCAAGGTGCAGGCCGACCCGGCGCTGTTGCAGCGGCTCACGACGCCGGGCAAGACCCGCGACACCGCGAGCGCTCAGGCTGCGTGGATGCAGGCCCGGCTCGACGCCGAGTTCACCCTGCTCAAAGACGGCTTGCGCCGCCAACAAACCGCGCTCGACGCCGCGCTCGAAGACCGGCTCGTTTCCCTGCGCGACTACTACGCCCGCAAAACCGCGCTGGAGCAGCAGGAGCTCGACGCCGAGATCGCCCGCACGCAGCAGGCGCTGGCACGCAGCCGGCAGGTGGCAGCCGGCGGCAAAAGCGAGGAGGAGCGCCTGCGCGGCAAGGCCGAGGTCGCCAGGCTCGAGGCCGAGCTGATCGCGCTCAACAACAAGCGCGCCGACGTCGAGCAGAGCAACGCCCGCGCCGCGGCCAAGGCCGAGCGCGAACTGGCCGATGCGCTGGCCGCCGCGCGCGAGGAACTGGCCAGGCTCACCGGCACCGACACGGCGCAGGACCGCAGGGCCGCGATCGAGCGCAGTTATCGTGACCTGCGCGCGCGCCTGCTGGCCGAGAGCGATGCCGATGGCGTTTCGATCATCGACCGGCTGATCGACGTCAAGGCCGCGCAGGCCAATCTCGAGGCGCTCGAAGCGCAGTGGCGGCAGGTCACCGAGCGGCTGCGCAACGCGCAGGAGGGCATCCAGATCCAGCAGCAGGCCGGACTGCTCACCGAAGCCCAGGCGCGGCAGCAGATCGTGGCCTTGCAGCGCGACTCGGCGGCCGAGATGCAGCGGCTCTTGCCCGCGCTGGAGCAGGCCGCGCAGGCCATCGGCCCGGAGGCTGTGCTGCGCGTGGCGGCATGGCGCAACGAGCTTGCGCGCACGCGGCTGGTCACCGATGAACTCGCCCCGGTGTGGAACCGCATCGGCGAGGCCTTCGGGCAGGCGGTGCAGGGGATCGTCAGCGGCGCGCAATCCCTGCGCGAGGCGCTTTCCAACATCTTCCGCAGCATCGCGGACGCCTTCCTGCAAGAGATGGTGCTCAAGCCCTTCCAGCAGTGGGTGGCGATGCAGGCGCGCATGCTCGCCGTCAAGCTGGGCTTGCTCCAGCAGGAACAGGCCGCCGAGACCGCCGCGGCCGCGCAGTCGGTGGCGACCAAGCAGGCCGAGGCGGCGGCCAAGGTCAGCGCCAATGCCGCCGAAGCCGGCGCCGGGGCGGCCGCCTCGCAGGCCGCGATCCCCGTCGTGGGCCCGGGGCTGGCGATTGCCGCGATGGTGGCGATGGTCGCGGCCGTCATGGCGCTGCTGGGCAACATCAAGAAGTTCGCCACCGGCGGCTACGTCACCGGCCCGGGGACCGGCACCTCCGATTCCATCCCCGCGCGGCTGTCCGCCGGCGAGTACGTGGTGCGCGCGGCGGCCGTGCAGCGCGTGGGCGTGGCGTTCCTGGATGCGATCAATGGCCTGCGCACCCCGCCCGTGTGGGACGGGCAGCGCCTGGCCTTCGCCGCCGGCGGGCTGGTGCCGCCGGTGAGCGCGCCGCCCGCGCCGCCGCCGGTGCAGCAGGCCGTGCGCATCGTCAACGCCATCGACCCGGGCATAACCCACGACCATCTGCAAACGCCCGCCGGCGAGCGGGTGATCCTCAACATCATCGGCCGCAACGCCCGCGCGGTCCGTGCCGCCTTGCAAGGATGA
- a CDS encoding FitA-like ribbon-helix-helix domain-containing protein — MLLMPVLRIDDLSDAVLDALRQRAVRHGRSLDAEVRAILEAAVRNGSPSNLGSLLANVAREVQLTDEDVALLRQRDRSLPREVDLE, encoded by the coding sequence ATGCTTCTCATGCCTGTGCTGAGGATTGACGATCTGTCTGATGCCGTGCTCGACGCCCTGCGCCAGCGCGCGGTGCGGCACGGGCGCAGCCTCGACGCCGAGGTGCGCGCGATCCTGGAAGCGGCTGTCCGGAACGGAAGCCCTTCTAACCTGGGCTCGCTCTTGGCCAACGTCGCCCGCGAAGTGCAGCTCACCGATGAGGATGTGGCGCTGCTCCGTCAGCGGGATCGATCCCTTCCGCGCGAGGTCGATTTGGAATGA
- a CDS encoding DUF1778 domain-containing protein, with translation MKITRPRNQNQHPDRSEEAPMASRANHLPDQPDDMRPSARDQLCIAHALSSPPAPNAALRRAFERHRTLTQTGS, from the coding sequence ATGAAGATCACCCGCCCCCGCAACCAGAACCAGCATCCCGACCGATCGGAAGAAGCGCCGATGGCATCGCGGGCGAATCATCTTCCTGATCAGCCCGATGACATGCGGCCATCGGCACGCGATCAGCTGTGTATCGCGCACGCCCTGTCATCACCGCCTGCGCCCAACGCAGCGCTGCGACGCGCCTTCGAGCGCCATCGCACGTTGACGCAAACGGGATCCTGA
- a CDS encoding DUF6441 family protein — protein MKLTLTTSGLLDPRKLSAWSAQRRRAIHAAVAKGMAVGGREVREAARAQMRSAFQVRRASFVSSMQTKVFDRKPERLPALWVGSRIPWLGIHTHGGTVAGHMLIPLLPGRIGPKRFRQVIDGLMRSGNAFFVEKDGRVLLMAENLQENAAQLNRFKRAERQRSGVKRLQRGQEIPIAVLVRRVDLKRRFDLAAGVQGALPALARAIEQELGRV, from the coding sequence ATGAAACTGACGCTGACCACCTCCGGACTGCTCGATCCAAGGAAGCTCTCGGCCTGGAGCGCGCAGCGGCGACGGGCGATCCACGCGGCGGTGGCCAAGGGGATGGCGGTAGGCGGCCGCGAGGTGCGCGAGGCCGCCCGCGCCCAGATGCGCAGCGCCTTCCAGGTGCGGCGCGCGAGCTTCGTCTCGTCGATGCAGACCAAGGTGTTCGACCGCAAGCCCGAGCGCCTGCCCGCGCTGTGGGTGGGCAGCCGCATCCCGTGGCTGGGCATCCACACGCACGGTGGCACAGTGGCGGGCCACATGCTGATCCCGCTGCTGCCGGGACGGATCGGCCCCAAGCGCTTCCGTCAGGTCATCGACGGCCTGATGCGCTCGGGCAACGCCTTCTTCGTCGAGAAGGACGGCCGCGTGCTGCTGATGGCCGAAAACCTCCAGGAAAACGCCGCGCAGCTCAACCGCTTCAAGCGCGCCGAGCGGCAGCGATCCGGCGTCAAGCGCCTGCAGCGCGGCCAGGAGATTCCGATCGCCGTGCTGGTGCGGCGGGTGGATCTCAAGCGCCGGTTCGATCTCGCGGCAGGCGTGCAAGGCGCCTTGCCGGCACTGGCGCGGGCGATCGAGCAGGAGTTGGGAAGGGTTTGA
- a CDS encoding DUF6631 family protein, translated as MTDGKADFQTFPPAPRVVTVAGTALELTPIRLGELPRLLAAVRPLAADLSAEPDWFDLLARHGEAVLELLAITTRRERAWVNDLSLEDAVTLAAAVFEVNADFFVGRVVPAIQGAAQHLAPILEQMQAGTRRLPA; from the coding sequence ATGACCGATGGCAAGGCCGACTTCCAGACTTTCCCGCCCGCGCCCAGGGTGGTGACGGTGGCCGGCACCGCGCTGGAACTGACGCCGATCCGGCTGGGCGAGTTGCCGCGCCTCCTCGCGGCGGTGCGGCCCCTCGCCGCCGATCTCTCGGCCGAGCCGGACTGGTTCGACCTCCTGGCGCGGCATGGCGAGGCCGTGCTGGAGCTGCTGGCCATCACCACCCGGCGCGAGCGGGCGTGGGTGAACGATCTGTCGCTGGAGGATGCCGTGACGCTCGCGGCAGCCGTGTTCGAGGTGAACGCGGATTTTTTCGTGGGGCGGGTGGTGCCGGCGATCCAGGGCGCGGCGCAGCATCTGGCGCCGATCCTGGAGCAGATGCAGGCTGGGACCAGGCGGTTGCCCGCCTGA
- a CDS encoding DUF7210 family protein codes for MPNLSIELLKPHTHAGKRLAVGERLDIHEASARWLIAQGVARLVTPESSTPSLKPSRRDGSAVGTPSTHTPTGD; via the coding sequence ATGCCAAATCTCTCCATCGAGCTACTGAAACCCCATACCCACGCAGGCAAGCGCCTCGCTGTGGGTGAGCGCCTCGACATCCACGAGGCCAGCGCCCGCTGGCTGATCGCCCAGGGCGTGGCCCGGCTCGTCACGCCGGAGTCCTCGACCCCATCCCTCAAACCCTCGCGCCGTGACGGTTCCGCCGTCGGGACCCCATCCACGCACACCCCCACGGGAGACTGA
- a CDS encoding head-tail joining protein, giving the protein MVRVEDLYDAAERAGLLTPVVVGTTTVHCAFRAPDETVLEGLALARDFEIEYAASRLALAPGDVVTIVGQSYRVREVSAFGDGRECRARLARLP; this is encoded by the coding sequence ATGGTGCGTGTGGAGGATCTGTATGACGCCGCCGAGCGCGCGGGACTCTTGACGCCCGTCGTGGTGGGCACCACCACCGTGCACTGCGCGTTCCGTGCGCCGGACGAGACGGTGCTCGAGGGCTTGGCGCTCGCGCGCGACTTCGAGATCGAGTACGCGGCCTCGCGCCTCGCGCTCGCGCCGGGCGACGTGGTCACCATCGTCGGCCAGTCCTACCGCGTGCGCGAGGTCAGCGCCTTCGGCGACGGCCGCGAGTGCCGGGCGAGGCTCGCGAGGCTGCCATGA
- a CDS encoding major capsid protein, producing MLNPFDAPGFSMASLTAAINLIPNRYGRLEALNLFPPKPVRTRQVVIEEYAGRLNLLPTRPPGAPGTVGERGQRRLRSFVVPHIPHDDVVLPEEVQGIRAFGSETEMEAIAGVLARHLETMRNKHAITLEHLRMGALKGQILDADGSTIYDLFDEFDLSQAVIAFDLTNANSDVKGHCYEVLAHIEENLKGEFMTGVHVLCSPEFFRQLTGHKAVKEAYAQWQQGAILINDVRAGFVFAGITFEEYRGQASSPDGTVRRFIAAGEAHAFPLGTVDTFATYFAPADFNETVNTLGQPLYAKQEPRKFDRGTDLHTQSNPLPMCHRPGVLVKLTV from the coding sequence ATGCTCAACCCCTTCGATGCCCCCGGCTTCTCGATGGCCAGCCTCACGGCGGCCATCAACCTCATCCCCAACCGCTACGGGCGGCTGGAAGCCTTGAACCTGTTCCCCCCGAAGCCCGTGCGCACGCGCCAGGTCGTGATCGAGGAATACGCCGGGCGCCTCAACCTCTTGCCCACGCGGCCTCCGGGCGCGCCGGGCACGGTGGGCGAGCGCGGTCAGCGTCGGCTTCGTTCCTTCGTCGTCCCGCACATCCCGCACGACGACGTGGTGCTGCCCGAGGAAGTGCAGGGCATCCGCGCCTTCGGCTCGGAAACCGAGATGGAAGCCATCGCCGGCGTGCTCGCGCGGCATCTGGAGACCATGCGCAACAAGCACGCGATCACCCTCGAACACCTGCGCATGGGCGCGCTGAAAGGTCAGATCCTGGACGCCGACGGCAGCACGATCTACGACCTTTTCGACGAGTTCGACCTGAGCCAGGCGGTCATCGCTTTCGACCTGACCAATGCCAACAGCGACGTCAAAGGCCACTGCTATGAGGTGCTGGCCCACATCGAGGAGAACCTGAAGGGCGAGTTCATGACCGGCGTGCACGTCCTGTGCTCGCCCGAGTTCTTCCGTCAGCTCACCGGCCACAAGGCGGTCAAGGAGGCCTACGCGCAGTGGCAGCAGGGGGCGATCCTGATCAACGACGTGCGCGCCGGCTTCGTCTTCGCCGGCATCACCTTCGAGGAGTACCGCGGTCAGGCCAGCAGCCCGGATGGCACGGTGCGCCGCTTCATCGCCGCGGGCGAGGCCCATGCCTTCCCGCTGGGCACGGTGGACACCTTCGCCACCTACTTCGCGCCGGCCGACTTCAACGAGACCGTGAACACCCTGGGCCAGCCGCTGTACGCCAAGCAGGAGCCGCGCAAGTTCGACCGCGGCACCGATCTGCACACCCAGTCCAACCCGCTGCCGATGTGTCACCGGCCGGGCGTGCTGGTCAAGCTCACGGTGTGA
- a CDS encoding head decoration protein, protein MPTLTQALNLGDLLKYEAPNLYSRERSTVAAGQHLPLGAVVGLEAATGKLKALDPSATDGTEVAAGVLGNAVDATLIDREDAILIARHAIVARGALVWPAGITAAQKAAAIAQLEARGILVRDSA, encoded by the coding sequence ATGCCCACGCTCACCCAAGCCCTCAACCTCGGCGACCTCTTGAAATACGAGGCGCCGAATCTCTACTCGCGCGAGCGCTCGACCGTGGCCGCGGGGCAGCACCTGCCGCTGGGCGCCGTGGTCGGCCTGGAGGCGGCCACGGGCAAGCTCAAGGCCCTCGACCCCAGCGCGACCGACGGCACGGAAGTGGCCGCAGGCGTCCTGGGCAATGCGGTCGATGCGACGCTGATCGACCGTGAGGACGCGATCCTGATCGCCCGCCATGCCATCGTCGCGCGAGGCGCGCTCGTCTGGCCCGCGGGCATCACGGCTGCGCAGAAGGCCGCCGCCATCGCCCAGCTGGAAGCGCGCGGCATCCTGGTGCGCGACAGCGCCTGA
- a CDS encoding S49 family peptidase yields the protein MLPHLAARLFGTPLLVQRAKLDLILAVLSDRLNLAAPDVELAPPLPKASNPAAFPERSIAVIPIHGTLVKRTLGLEAASGLVSYSEIGARLEAALADPLVAGIVLDIDSPGGETGGCFELARRVREAAAVKPIWAVANDAAFSAAYAIGCAAERLFVTETGGVGSIGVIALHVDQSVKDAQEGLRYTAITAGARKNDYSPHAPLADAARAALQAEVDRLHALFVAHVAAMRGLAEDAVRATEAALFFGPQAVEAHLADGVATLPAVLAEFDRHLAAARRPSSPPRQITTGKATLPRGTPTMTDSPSDAAPEPLGADAAAALVAEARREVAQSAQAIAELCLIAGCPERAAEFIAAGRTEDEVRRLLLEARAAHSMASAVRSTHVPQDWAAPGADPASSPVVAAVKKLVTRE from the coding sequence ATGCTGCCTCATCTCGCCGCCCGCCTGTTCGGCACGCCCTTGCTCGTGCAGCGCGCCAAGCTCGACCTGATCCTGGCCGTGCTCTCCGACCGCCTGAATCTCGCCGCGCCGGACGTCGAACTCGCGCCGCCGCTGCCGAAGGCTTCCAACCCTGCGGCATTTCCGGAACGTTCGATCGCCGTGATCCCGATCCACGGCACGCTGGTCAAGCGCACGCTGGGGCTGGAAGCCGCCTCGGGGCTGGTGAGCTATTCCGAGATCGGCGCGCGGCTGGAAGCGGCGCTGGCCGACCCTCTGGTCGCCGGCATCGTGCTCGACATCGACTCGCCCGGCGGCGAGACCGGCGGCTGCTTCGAGCTTGCCCGCCGCGTGCGCGAGGCGGCGGCCGTGAAGCCCATCTGGGCGGTGGCCAACGACGCCGCCTTCTCCGCGGCCTACGCCATTGGCTGCGCCGCCGAGCGGCTCTTCGTCACCGAGACCGGCGGCGTGGGCTCGATCGGCGTGATCGCGCTGCATGTCGATCAGTCGGTCAAGGACGCCCAAGAGGGCTTGCGCTACACCGCGATCACCGCGGGCGCGCGCAAGAACGACTACTCGCCGCACGCGCCGCTGGCCGATGCCGCCCGCGCGGCGCTGCAGGCCGAAGTGGACCGGCTCCACGCGCTCTTCGTCGCGCACGTGGCGGCGATGCGTGGCCTGGCCGAAGACGCGGTGCGTGCGACCGAAGCGGCGCTGTTCTTCGGCCCGCAGGCCGTCGAAGCGCATCTGGCCGATGGCGTGGCCACGCTGCCCGCGGTGCTCGCCGAGTTCGACCGACATCTTGCTGCCGCGCGGCGTCCGTCTTCCCCGCCGCGCCAGATCACGACCGGGAAGGCGACCTTACCGCGAGGAACCCCCACCATGACCGATTCCCCCTCCGATGCCGCGCCCGAGCCCCTCGGCGCGGATGCGGCCGCCGCCCTGGTGGCCGAGGCCCGCCGCGAAGTGGCGCAGTCCGCGCAAGCCATTGCCGAGCTGTGCCTGATCGCCGGCTGCCCCGAGCGTGCCGCCGAGTTCATCGCCGCCGGCCGCACCGAAGATGAGGTGCGCCGTCTCCTGCTCGAGGCGCGCGCCGCCCACAGCATGGCGTCCGCCGTGCGCTCGACCCACGTGCCCCAGGATTGGGCCGCCCCCGGCGCCGATCCGGCCTCTTCGCCCGTGGTCGCCGCCGTCAAGAAACTCGTGACCCGGGAGTAA
- a CDS encoding phage portal protein translates to MGWWHTLKRRLLGASPTYDGVGGGRRAVAWQVGNPGAVAALAYTQHELRAKSRDLARRNAWAAAGIEAFVANAIGTGIKPQSMVADARLREAIHALWWDWVGEADAAGLTDFYGLQALACRAMLEGGEALVRLRWRRGEDGLPVGLQLQVLEPEHLPTTLHRDLPSGNVIRAGIEFDRLGRRVAYHLTRSHPGDGSLAPMSGTGGMETVRVPADEVIHLFRPLRPGQIRGEPWLARALVKLNELDQYDDAELVRKKTAAMFAGFITRLAPEDNLMGEGLPDAQGVALAGLEPGTLQILEPGEDIKFSQPADVGASYGEFMRQQFRAVAAAMGITYEMLTGDLTQVNYSSIRAGLLEFRRRCEAIQHGVIVHQLCRPVWRAWMEQAVLEGALSLPGFARRRREFLAAKWIPQGWQWVDPLKEFNALKLAIRAGLMSRSEAISAYGYDAEDIDREIAADNARADDLGLVFDSDPRHDQPLRPVPTPAPDTDLQD, encoded by the coding sequence ATGGGCTGGTGGCACACCCTCAAGCGACGGCTGCTCGGCGCGAGCCCCACTTACGACGGCGTGGGCGGCGGCCGCCGGGCTGTGGCCTGGCAGGTCGGCAACCCCGGGGCGGTCGCGGCGCTGGCCTACACGCAACACGAACTGCGCGCCAAGAGCCGCGATCTTGCCCGGCGCAACGCCTGGGCGGCTGCCGGCATCGAAGCCTTCGTGGCGAATGCCATCGGCACCGGCATCAAGCCGCAGAGCATGGTGGCCGACGCTCGTCTGCGCGAAGCCATCCACGCGTTGTGGTGGGACTGGGTGGGGGAGGCCGACGCGGCGGGCCTGACCGACTTCTACGGCCTGCAGGCGCTGGCCTGCCGGGCCATGCTCGAAGGCGGCGAGGCGCTGGTGCGCCTGCGCTGGCGCCGCGGCGAGGACGGTCTGCCGGTGGGTCTGCAGCTGCAGGTGCTCGAGCCCGAGCACCTGCCAACCACCCTGCACCGGGACCTGCCCTCGGGGAACGTGATCCGCGCCGGCATCGAGTTCGACCGGCTCGGGCGGCGGGTGGCCTACCACCTCACGCGCTCGCACCCGGGCGACGGCAGTCTTGCGCCGATGTCGGGCACGGGCGGCATGGAGACCGTCCGGGTACCAGCCGACGAGGTGATCCACCTGTTCCGGCCCTTGCGCCCGGGGCAGATCCGCGGCGAGCCGTGGCTCGCGCGCGCGCTGGTCAAGCTCAACGAGCTGGACCAGTACGACGACGCCGAGCTCGTGCGCAAGAAAACCGCGGCGATGTTCGCCGGCTTCATCACGCGGCTTGCCCCCGAGGACAACCTGATGGGCGAGGGGCTGCCCGATGCCCAGGGAGTGGCGCTCGCGGGGCTCGAGCCCGGCACCTTGCAGATCCTGGAGCCGGGCGAGGACATCAAGTTCAGTCAGCCGGCCGACGTGGGCGCGAGCTACGGCGAGTTCATGCGCCAGCAGTTCCGGGCGGTGGCTGCCGCCATGGGCATCACCTACGAGATGCTCACCGGGGACCTCACCCAGGTGAACTACTCCAGCATCCGCGCGGGGCTCTTGGAGTTCCGCCGCCGCTGCGAGGCCATCCAGCACGGGGTGATCGTGCACCAGCTGTGCCGCCCGGTGTGGCGGGCCTGGATGGAGCAGGCGGTGCTGGAAGGCGCCCTGTCGCTGCCGGGCTTTGCGCGCCGGCGCCGGGAGTTCCTCGCTGCCAAGTGGATCCCGCAGGGCTGGCAGTGGGTCGATCCGCTCAAGGAGTTCAACGCCTTGAAGCTCGCGATACGCGCCGGGCTGATGAGCCGCTCGGAGGCGATCTCGGCCTACGGCTACGACGCCGAGGACATCGACCGCGAGATTGCTGCGGACAACGCACGAGCGGACGACCTCGGGCTGGTCTTCGACTCGGATCCGCGCCACGACCAACCATTGAGGCCGGTGCCGACACCTGCGCCCGACACCGACCTTCAGGACTGA
- a CDS encoding phage head-tail joining protein: protein MAYTQADLESLQAALAKGEKRVSFGDKTVEYRSVEELQAAIAAVKRDLFEQAVATGLWPGAPRQIRITTAKGT, encoded by the coding sequence ATGGCCTATACCCAAGCCGACCTCGAGTCCCTGCAAGCCGCGCTCGCCAAGGGCGAGAAGCGCGTGAGCTTTGGCGACAAGACGGTCGAGTACCGCAGTGTCGAGGAACTGCAGGCTGCGATCGCGGCGGTCAAGCGCGACCTGTTCGAGCAGGCCGTGGCCACCGGGCTGTGGCCGGGTGCGCCGCGGCAGATCCGCATCACCACCGCCAAGGGGACGTGA